The genomic DNA ATTTAAAGACGAAGTAAGGAACCGGAAGCTCCTTTCTCCACACGTCTTTTCCGGTCATCGCATCGACGGTGATCATTCCGAGTGTGCCGAAGTAGAAATAGACGCGTTCGGCATCGGCGACCGGTGTCGTACTGGCGTGGCTGTTCGTCTTGTGTGTATCGCCGATATCACCGACCGGCCACGTGCGATGCCAGAGTTCGTCGCCAGTAGCGGCATCGAACGCGAACAGCCCCACGGTTTCATCGTCTACCATTGCTGACGTGAATACTCGGCCAGCCGCAACAACCGGACAGCCGATCCCATCACCGAGTTTTGCCGTCCACGTTACACCTTCCGTTTCAGAAAAGTCCACGGGAAGCGGAGCGGCCGCCGTCGAAATCCCGGTGCAGTTCGGCCCCCGAAATTGAGGCCAGTCTTCCGCAAATGCAGACGCCACTGCGGTTACACCAATGCAGAATACGATTATTCGGATCATTTTTTTGCTCCCAATCAAAACCAGCGAACGTGCTTCGTCTCCATGATGACGTGCACGAAGTGAAATTGGAAACGAACTTGTCTTTTGTTGGGGACAGCAACCGATTTCGGCGTGGTTCAATGGCGGATAAATTCTTCCAATTCGGCAAACAAGCGCGCCCGTTAGGAAGCGGACTACTCTGCTCTGCAGTCAGGTTAACATTCCGGAAGCTTCGATTGGCCAGACGTCCACGATCTGGCCGTTTTCGTGAACATGAAACTGACGGTAAAGATTGCACGTTGTGCACGCGTGGCTCGGGATCAGTTCCACCGTCTGTCCAATCATCCAGTCGGGCGCTTCGTTTACGACGCAGTGTTCCTCGGACTTGAAGAACGGAATCACCAGGTCCGGGTACCCTTTGATTTCAGGCAGACCAAATTCATTACCGGCTCCCTTCACCCCGACATCGAGGACGGCAGTGCCGGGCGACCGACGACTGATCACGCGAGTCAGAACGGACAACGCCTGTTGAAACTCAGGCGAAACCTTTCGATAGGCACAATCCATCGTCGCATAGGTCCCCGCCTGAATCTCATCGACGCCGGGCAGGTCAGAAATGAACTGGTATGTCGAACTGGAACCACCGCTGATCACGTTAACTGAAATCCCTGCTGCTTCGATCAACTGCCGCGTCTTAATCGCGCGATGCATAGCAGCGATCGTTCGCTCACGCCGCTCGTTGGCGTCCTGAATGTAAATCAGATGACCTTCAAAAGCCTGCAGACCGCCAAACAGGATGCCAGGGCTGTCTATAACATTTCGAGTCAGTTGTAGCGCAGGCTCCCCAAACGCGACCCCGCAGCGTCCCATCCCGATGTCCACTTCCACGAGAACACCAATCTGAACATCCGCTCGAACGGCGGCCTCTGAAATGGCCTGGATCTGGTCAACGTGATCGACCGCAAGGCTGAGTCGGGCACGACGTGCAACTTGTGTCAGTCGCTCCATCTTACTGCGACCTACGACCTGATTTGCGATCAGAATATTCTCGATTCCAGCTGCCGCCAAAATCTCCGCCTCTCCAAGCTTGGCACAGGTCATACCGACAGCGGAGCCTGCTTCCAGTTGAAGCCGTGCCAGCTGGGTGCATTTATGGTTCTTGAAATGTGGTCGGAGGTTTGCGGATCGGTCACGAAAATAGTCCGCCATCGTCGTGAGATTCTGGTTGAGAGCGGCCCGGTCCAAAAGTAGGGCTGGAGTGTCAAGCTCGTCGATCGGCAGGCCGATCAAATCATCAATGGGTCGAATCGCTGTCATGAAGAAATCTATTCTGAGGAAACCTGGTTCATTGAGGTGGAGCGTCTGGTCGATCATGCTACGCTGTTTCAGGTGGCGAATCAACGCGTCTGCGGAGTGAGTCGTTGCTGTGTATCTACCGGAGGTATTTCAGATTGATGTTCAGAGAGAAGAGGCGGACGATCACTGGTTACAGTCTGATCGCGACAGAAATGCCGACGGCCTGACCAGACCTACCGGGGATTTTGGTGTGAGAACGATCGAGTAAGGTTTAATCGAAGAACGATAAGGACAACGTATTGCATGAGTATTTTGAATCGATTTCGTCTCAATGGTCGCAGATTGTTAATTACCGGTGGCAGCCGCGGCCTTGGGAAAGAAATGGCCCTTGCCATCGCAGATGCCGGAGCAGACGTGGTGCTTGTCGGTCGTGATCCTGAGAGTCTGGAAGCAACTTCTGAAGAAATTCGCTCACTCGGTCGGATTGCGACGCCGATTCAGGCCAACGTAGGAGATCTCAATGCCTGCTCGCAGATGTGCGAGAAGGTTCTGAAGGATCACGGTCCCATCGACATCGTGATCAATAACGTCGGCGGTCGCCGCATTGATGTGCCACTTACTGAGCAATCGCTGGAACAGTGGCAGACGATCCTCGACCTCAACCTCAATAGTACTATACTCTGCACGCGTGAAATCGGAAAAGCCATGATCGAACGTGGCCAGGGTGGTCGGATTATCAACGTCGCGTCGGTTTCTGGAATGGTCGTGCACCGTTCAATTGGCGGCCGCAGCTACGAGACAGCCAAGGCAGCAGTCATTCAGTTCACACGAGCAGCGGCTGTCGACTGGGCACCGCACGGAATTACGGTCAACGCCATCTGCCCGGGCGGATTCATGACCGAGCCGAACGTTCGCTGGTGCGAACAGAATCCGGAAATCATCGACTCATTTCGTCGACAGATTCCCATGGGCGACTACGGCCAGCCGGAAGATCTTGGTCCTCTCGCAGTCTATCTCGCCAGTGATGCCGCCCGCTACATGACTGGTGCAACATTGGTCATCGATGGCGGTTTCACACTGACGTGAAGCGAGCGGTGAATTGCTTTCCCGACGCGATTGGAGGTCGCTGCCGGATGCGGATGCGGCCCGTGAAACGTCTGAGCTGCTATGAGGCGAAGTCCTAAGGTTCTATTTCTCGCTGCTGATTTTGTAACGTAAATATGATGTTGATCTTTCGACTTCTCAGCATTCTGCTGCAGTGAAGAATTCCCCGGCGCATCGAGCACATCCATCTATCTGACGTGTGTTCGCACAGGTTGCGTCTAGATCTCTATTTATGTACGATAATGAGCGAAACAAGACCTGCATCCTCGATTAAACAACTTTGCCTGATTTAGCAAACCCTTGAGTATGAGATGGGGAGAAACAATCTATCAGAGCCGGGTGTTGGTTGGCTGCGCTCGACCCCGACAACTTGGCGGGATGCGAAGGTCGAAACAAAGCATGGCGACCTACTAATTCTGGGCGATCTCGACGGCGTCGGCATCGTTCTTTCTGAAGTGGTCGACCAGGCCGTGCACCGCGTGAGTGAATAGGTCAACGAAGAAGATGAAGAAGATACTGTCCGAGACGGATTGGCCAAGGGAGTCCCTGTGGCCGAGGACTTCCGACGACACGGAATACTTTGACTCACTCATTTTCGTAGGATTCTGTTCATGACGATCTGGCGCTGGGCTGATCTGATCGAACACGTTCCGGAACGAGCAAGGTTGACTCTGGGCGAAGGTGACACTCCACTGATTCGTTCAAAACGCATAGGACGGGATTCGGGCCTCAGCAATCTGTACTTCAAGCTGGAATCCGGCAATGTGACCGGGTCTTACAAAGACCGATTCGCATTCGGTGCAATTTCGCACATGCTCGCTGCTGGACAGAGCAAGTGTATCGCCACATCAAGCGGCAACACGGGAGCCGCGCTGGCTGCCTATTGTGCGGCAGCCGGGATTCAATGCCGCATTGCTTTAGTGGAAGGCACTCCTCCGGGCAAGATGTCGCAGATGATGGCTTATGGTGCAAAGGTTGCCCGTATTCGAGGGTTTGGCACACATGCGGAGACCACGACCGACGTGTTTTGTCGCCTTAAACGGCTCGGCCAGCGCTCCGACTCGGCCTTGCAAATCAGTGCATTCGTCTACAGCCCGCTGGGAATGTCGGGCGTAAAGACGTTGTCGTTTGAACTGGCCGAACAACTTTCCGGTGAGATCGACCACGTCTTTTGCCCTGCCGGAGGCGGCGGAATGTGTGTTGCCGTCGCAAGAGGCTTGAAACTGATGTTTGACCGGGGACGGTTGGCAAAACTGCCCGCTGTCGAATGTGTTCAACCGGAAGGTAACGACACGATTGCTGGTCCGCTTCGAAATGGAGCCGACAAAGCCGTGGAAGTTGAATGCACGACGAAAGTCAGCGGACTTCAAGTGGCGAGCGTCGTCGATGGACACCTGGCAATTGAAGAATGTCGTGCCACTGGCGGATCGGGACACGTGGTTTCCGATGACTTTGTGTGGCAAATCCAGAAACGATTGGCTCGTGAAGAGGGAATCTTTAGTGAACCAGCTGGAGCTGTTGCTCTTGCCGGAGCACTGACAGCCGCTGCCAACGGAGAATTAAAGCCCGATGCAGTCATAGTCTGTTGCGTGACCGGCACGGGATTCAAAGATGCCATCGCCGTCGATCGAATGAACACGAATTTTGAGTGCCAGA from Rubinisphaera italica includes the following:
- a CDS encoding DSD1 family PLP-dependent enzyme, which translates into the protein MTAIRPIDDLIGLPIDELDTPALLLDRAALNQNLTTMADYFRDRSANLRPHFKNHKCTQLARLQLEAGSAVGMTCAKLGEAEILAAAGIENILIANQVVGRSKMERLTQVARRARLSLAVDHVDQIQAISEAAVRADVQIGVLVEVDIGMGRCGVAFGEPALQLTRNVIDSPGILFGGLQAFEGHLIYIQDANERRERTIAAMHRAIKTRQLIEAAGISVNVISGGSSSTYQFISDLPGVDEIQAGTYATMDCAYRKVSPEFQQALSVLTRVISRRSPGTAVLDVGVKGAGNEFGLPEIKGYPDLVIPFFKSEEHCVVNEAPDWMIGQTVELIPSHACTTCNLYRQFHVHENGQIVDVWPIEASGMLT
- a CDS encoding SDR family NAD(P)-dependent oxidoreductase, producing the protein MSILNRFRLNGRRLLITGGSRGLGKEMALAIADAGADVVLVGRDPESLEATSEEIRSLGRIATPIQANVGDLNACSQMCEKVLKDHGPIDIVINNVGGRRIDVPLTEQSLEQWQTILDLNLNSTILCTREIGKAMIERGQGGRIINVASVSGMVVHRSIGGRSYETAKAAVIQFTRAAAVDWAPHGITVNAICPGGFMTEPNVRWCEQNPEIIDSFRRQIPMGDYGQPEDLGPLAVYLASDAARYMTGATLVIDGGFTLT
- a CDS encoding pyridoxal-phosphate dependent enzyme — encoded protein: MTIWRWADLIEHVPERARLTLGEGDTPLIRSKRIGRDSGLSNLYFKLESGNVTGSYKDRFAFGAISHMLAAGQSKCIATSSGNTGAALAAYCAAAGIQCRIALVEGTPPGKMSQMMAYGAKVARIRGFGTHAETTTDVFCRLKRLGQRSDSALQISAFVYSPLGMSGVKTLSFELAEQLSGEIDHVFCPAGGGGMCVAVARGLKLMFDRGRLAKLPAVECVQPEGNDTIAGPLRNGADKAVEVECTTKVSGLQVASVVDGHLAIEECRATGGSGHVVSDDFVWQIQKRLAREEGIFSEPAGAVALAGALTAAANGELKPDAVIVCCVTGTGFKDAIAVDRMNTNFECQMLDADAIDDW